In the genome of Achromobacter sp. MFA1 R4, the window GCTGGCGGCCATCCAGTTCATGCCGCCTGAAGAACATATCCTCTGGTGCGTGCGGGTCGCCAAGCGCTACCTCGAGATGGGATGGACCTCTGCGATCGGCGCCGCCGCCGCCAAGCCCCGGCTGGACGTGGTGCTGCGCAACGCGATCGAGGCCGGAGAATGTCCGGGTCCGCGCTACCTGGCTGGCAGCCAGGAGATCACGACCATCGGCGCGCTGGGCGACAACACGCTGCCCCACATGCACTTCGAGGAACTGAGCTTTGGCAGCGTGTGCAGCGGCCCGGAGGAAATCCGCCGGTCGGTCCGCACCTTCATCAAGTACGGCGTCGACCATCTGAAGATCAACCTTTCGGGCGAGTACATCGCCGGCCTGCCGGCCGAGATGTCGCCGTTCGCCGAGGACGAGATCGCCATGCTGGCGAACGAGGCCAAGCGGTACGGCAAACGCGTCGCCGCGCACGCGCGGTCCAGCGAATCGGTCAAGCAATGCGTGCGCCACGGCATCGAGATGATCTATCACGCCAGCTTCGCGGACGACGAGGCGCTGGACATGCTGGAGGCCAACAAGGACAAGCACTTCGTCGCCCCGGGTATCGGCTGGCTGGTGCGCACCGCCTACCACGCGTCCGACTACGGCATCACGCCCGCCGTCGCCGAGCGCATGGGCTACAAGCGCGAGCTCGAGATCGCGGCCGAGAGCCTGCGCAAGATGCACAAACGGGGCATACGCATCCTGCCTGGCGGCGACTACGGTTTTGCCTGGATGCCGCATGGCACGAATGCCAATGATCTCCAGTATTTCGTCGACTACATCGGCATGAGTCCGGTCGAGGCGCTGGTGGCGGCAACGCGACTGGGCGGGCAGATCATGCAGCGGCCGGATGAGCTGGGCATGCTGCGGCCGGGCTACATGGCGGATGTCGTCGTGGTGGATGGCAATCCGCTACAGAACCTTGCGTTGCTGGCCGATCCGGACCGGATCGTCCTGGTCATGAAGGACGGCAAGGTCTACAAGGACACCGGGGCAGCGGTTCAGGGCGGCGCGGCGGGGTTGGATGCCGCCACCGTCCCGCTTGCCGAGCCTGCGCTGGCGTGAGGCAAGGGTCCGGGCGGCGTTCAGGGCAGGGGGCGTCGCTTCGCCCGCTTTCATGGTGCGCGCAATCAGGGGGGGCGTTGGCGCGGTACGATTCCGCATTGCCGCGCCGCGCGTCCCGCCGGCTGTCTGGCGCCACCCCGAGAACCTTGCATGAACATCCGCAGACACTTCTGCGCCGGCGTCGTCTGCGCCGGCCTGCTTGCCGCCGTGTCCGGCCCGGCCTTCGGGCGCTCCGAACTGCCCTACATCGACAGCGTTATCAACGAGGCGGCCCGCGCGGTCATCCGCCAGCATGACATCGCGGGCATGGTGATCGCCGTCACGCACCAGGGGCGGCAACGCTTCTTCACCTATGGCGTGGAATCGCTGGAGACGCGGCGCGCGGTCAACCGGGACACGTTGTTCGAACTGGGCTCGATCAGCAAGACCTTCACGGCGACGCTGGCCGCCTACGCGCAGGCCAAGGGCCTGCTGGCGCTGACGGACAGTCCGGCCAAGCACCTGCCCGAGCTGGCCGGCACCGACTTTGCCAAGCTGACCCTGCTGAACCTGGCCACGCACACGACGGGCGGGTTTCCCCTGCAGGTGCCGGACGCGGTGCGCGACGACGCGCAGCTGATGCAGTACCTGAAGGCATGGAAGCCTGAAGACGCGCCCGGCACGACGCGCACCTACGCCAATCCCAGCATCGGGATGCTGGGGGTGGCTACCGCGGCAAGCATGAAGCAGCCGTTCGCCCAGGCATTGGAAAAAGACCTCTTTCCGAAGCTGGGCCTGTCCAGCACCTACGTCAACGTGCCCGCGGCCAAGGCGTCGCGGTATGCGCAGGGCTACAACAAACAGGGCGCGCCCGTGCGCGTGAATCCGGGCGTGCTGGCGGCCGAGGCCTATGGCGTGAAATCCAGCGCGCGCGACATGCTGCGCTACGTCGAGGCCAGCATGGACATGGACGTGCTGGACAAGGACGTCCGCCGCGCCATCGCGGATACCCACGTCGGCTATTACCAGGTGGGCGGGATGACGCAGGACATGGCGTGGGAGCAGTTTCCGTATCCGGTGGCGCTGGATACCCTGCTGACCGCCAACGCCGGCAATTTGAACAGCCAGAGCCATCCGGCCAAGGCCTTGCTGCCGCCGCTGGCGCCGCAGGCCGACACCTGGATCAACAAGACGGGTTCGACCAACGGCTTTGGCGCCTATGTGGCCTTCGTGCCCGCGCGCAAGCTTGGCATCGTCATTCTGGCCAACCGCAACTATCCCAACGAGGCCCGGGTGCGGCTGGCGGCCGAGATCCTGGGGGCGCTGGACAAACCGCCGGCCCCGGGCCGTGCCGCGCGCTGAAGGGGGCGCGGATCCGGCCTGTGACGACGACGCCCGGCTGGGCGATGGCTATAAAATGACTATTTGTTATAGTCATTTGTTGATAAAATGACCGCCTGAACTGACCATTTTCTGAGTGGGCGCCATGCACAGCCAGCACGTTTCCAAAACCGAGTTCAAAGCGCGTGCGCTTGAACTTTTCCGGCAGGTCGAAGCAACGGGGGAGCCCATTGTCGTGACCGACCACGGCAGGCCTGCCCTTGAAATTCGGCCGTATCGGGCCGTGGCGAAGCGCGATCCGCTGGATGTGCTGCGCGGCTCGGTCATACGGTTTGACGACCCTTTGTCTCCGGTCGGCGACGATGCGTGGGAGGCTGCGCAATGATCGCATTGGACACCCATGCGCTGGTGTGGTGGGCAGCGGGCGACTCGCAGTTGAGTCGCCCCGCACGCGACGCGATCGAAGCTGAGCTGCAGGATGGTGAAATCCTGGTTTCGGCCATCAGCGCCTGGGAAGTGGCCATGTTGACCAAGGCGGGACGTCTGGCACTGACCATGGAAGTTGAGGCTTGGCTGGAGACGGTTGCCCAGGTGCCAGCGATTCGGTTTGTTCCGGTGGATGTGCGAATTTCGGTCCAATCCGTGGACCTGCCCGGGGACTTCCACAAGGATCCCGCCGACCGCATCATTGTGGCGACGGCGCGGCATCATTCGGTGCCTTTGATCTCTGCCGACATGAAGGTTCGCGATTACCCGCACGTTCAGACCATCTGGTAACGCCCCCGGTTCCAAGGAGAAAGGCCGCGAGACGGCCGGTATTTGCAAGGCGCTGGTACACAGCCCAGAATCGTGCGCATGCCTGGCCGCGGCGCCGCGGCCGTTTCCCTTCCAGGAGTTCACATGAGCCTTGCCCCCGCATCCGAGACCTTGGCCGACCTGCGCATCGATGGCGCGCGCCTGTGGCAGTCCCTGATGGATCTTGCCCGCATCGGGGCGACCGAAAAAGGCGGCGTCTGCCGGCTTGCGCTGACCGACCTGGACCGCCAGGGACGCGACCTCTTCGTGCGCTGGGTGCGCGAAGCCGGCTGTGAGGTCCGCGTGGATGCGATCGGCAATATCTTTGCCCGGCGCCCGGGGCGCAACCCCGCGCTGCCCGCCGTGATGACGGGCAGCCACATCGACACGCAGCCCACGGGCGGCAAGTTCGACGGCAACTATGGCGTCCTGGCGGGCCTGGAGGTGCTGCGCACGCTGAACGACGCCGGCGTGCAGACCGAGGCGCCGCTGGAACTGGCGGTGTGGACCAACGAGGAAGGCTCGCGCTTCGTGCCGGTGATGATGGGATCCGGGGTCTATGCGGGCGCGTTCACGCTGGCCCACGCGCTGGAACAGCAGGACCGGGAAGGCGTGAGCGTGCGCGACGCGCTGGCCGCGATCGGCTACGACGGCGCGCACGCCGTGCCGCCCGCGCAACCGGGCGGGGTGGGCGCGTATTTCGAGGCGCACATCGAGCAGGGGCCGGTGCTGGAAGCCGCCGACACCGTCATCGGCGTCGTGACGGGCGCGCTGGGCCAGCGCTGGTACGACGTGGTGCTGACCGGCGTGGAGGCGCATGCCGGCCCCACGCCGATGCCGCTGCGCCGCGATGCGCTGCTGGCCGCGTCCGACCTGGTGCATGCCGTGAACGAGATCGCGCTGGCGCATGCCCCCGATGCGCGCGGCACGGTGGGCTGGATGGACGTGTTCCCCAATTCCCGCAACGTCATTCCGGGCCGCGTGCGCATGACCGTGGACCTGCGCGCGGCCGACGACGCCACGCTGTCGGCGATGGACGCGGCCCTGCGGGCGGCGGCGGAGAAGGCGGCGCAGGCCCGCGGCGTGGCGGCGCAGGTCGAGCAGGTGGTGTACTTTGCGCCGCAGCCCTTTGCGCCCGCCCTGGTGCAATCCGTGCGCGACGGTGCGCGCGACCTGTCGCTGTCGGCCATGGACGTGGTCAGCGGGGCGGGGCACGACGCGGTCTATCTGGCGCGCGTGGCGCCGACCGCCATGATTTTCGTGCCGTGCAAGGACGGCATCAGCCACAACGAGATCGAGGACGCGCGCCCCGAACACCTGGAAGCGGGATGCAACGTCCTGCTGCGCGCCATGCTGGCGCAGGCCGGCATCGCCCCCTGATTCGCGGGCCTGCACCAAGGCGGCGCACGCTGCGCCGCCTTGGTGCCGCTGCCGGGTTCGCGCGGCGTTCTGGTATTCCCTGACCGCTTGTCTGCCTTGTCTCGGGACGCCCGGGTCGTCCGGATGGCTTCCGAATTGGCATGGATATTGCTTACACAAATTTTGTGTACTAACTCTGTGCACGTGCGCCGCGCGCTCGCGGGCAGGCGCCGCGCCAGAGTTGGATTCCTCCCACGGCTTTACCCCATGCAAGACATTGGAGAATCACAATGCAGACACGGAGTATCCGCATCAAAACCCTGGCCGCCGCCATCGCGCTGGCCGCCGCAGGCGCCGGGGCGCTCGCGCCCGTCGCGGCGCACGCCGAAAAGGTGCTGCGCATCGGCATGACGGCGGGCGACATCCCCCGCACGCTGGGCCAGCCCGACCAGGGCTTCGAGGGCAATCGTTTTACCGGCATTCCGATGTACGACGGTCTGACCCAATGGGACCTCTCCAAGAAGGATGAGCCCAGCGTGCTCATCCCCGCGCTGGCGGTGTCGTGGGAAGTGGACGGCGCGGACAAGACCAAGTGGGTCTTCAAGCTGCGTCCCGGCGTGAAGTTCCATGACGGCTCCGACTTCAATGCGGACGCCGTGGTGTGGAACGTGGGCAAGGTGCTGGACAAGAGCGCGCCGCAATTCGATCCCAGCCAGGTCGGCGTGACGGCCTCGCGCATGCCGACGCTGAGATCCGCGCGCAAGATCGACGACATGACGGTGGAGCTGACGACGTCCGAGCCGGATTCGTTCCTGCCCATCAACCTGACCAATCTGTACATGGCCTCGCCCGCGCAATGGAACAAGAAGCTGGCCGAGGTGCCGGCGTCGGTGACCGATGCGGCCGAACGTTCGCAGAAGGCGTGGGCCGCCTTCGCGGCGGATGCCTCGGGCACGGGTCCGTTCAAGATGTCGAAGTTCGTGCCGCGCGAGCGCCTGGAAGTCGTGAAGTTCGACGGCTACTGGGACGAAAAACGCCGGCCGAAGATCGACCGCGTGGTGATGCTGCCGCTGCCCGAGGCCAACTCGCGCACCGCGGCGCTGATGTCGGGCCAGGTCGACTGGATCGAGGCGCCCGCGCCGGATGCGTTCGAGGCCATCAAGGGCCGCGGCTTCATCGTCTACTCCAACGAGCAGCCGCATGTGTGGCCGTGGCAACTGTCGTTCAAGGAAGGCTCGCCCTGGCTGGACGCCCGCGTGCGCAAGGCCGCCAACCTGTGCGTGAACCGCGGCGAGCTCAAGCAGCTGCTGGGCGGCATGATGGGTGAACCCAAGGGCACGGTGCCGCCGGGCCACCCGTGGTGGGGCAATCCCAAGTTCGACATCAAGTACGACCCGGACGCCGCGCGCAAGCTGATGACCGAGGCGGGGTACTCCAAGGCCAAGCCCATCAAGGTCAAGGTGCAGACGTCCGCGTCCGGTTCGGGCCAGATGCAGCCGCTGCCCATGAACGAGTTCGTGCAGCAGAACCTGAAGGACTGCTACTTCGACGTGAGCTTTGACGTGGTGGAGTGGAACACGCTCTTTACCAACTGGCGCAAGGGCGCCAAGGATCCGTCCGCCAATGGCAGCGATGCGATCAACGTCAGCTTCGCGGCCATGGATCCGTTCTTCGCCATCGTGCGCTTCGTCAGCACCAAGACCTTCCCGCCCGCGTCCAACAACTGGGGCTATTTCGGCAATGCCGAGATCGACGGGTTGATCAAGGATGCGCGCACGACCTTCACGCCCGCCGAGCGCGACGCCGCCCTGGCCAAGCTGCATGCGCGCGTGGTGGAAGAGGCGCCCTTTGTCTGGATCGCGCACGACGTGGGTCCGCGCGCCATCTCGCCGAAGGTCAAGGGCGTGGTGCAGCCCAAGAGCTGGTTCATCGACATCGCCACGATGTCCATGGACTGACCTTGAACGCGCCGGATGCCTCGCCACGAGGTGTCCGGCACATTTCTCCCGGGGGGCCGCGCGCGGCTCCTCCAGCGGTCTTCGGACCCTAGCCGGTGACGCCTATGCTGTCTTACATCTTCCGGCGCGTGGTGTATGCCCTGCCCATCATGGTGGGGGTCGCGCTGCTCTGTTTCCTGCTTATCCACCTGGCGCCTGGCGATCCGTTGGTCTCCATCCTGCCGCCCGATGCGTCGGCGGACCTGCAGCGCCAGCTGATGCAGCTCTACGGCTTCGATCGTCCGCTGGTCGAGCAATTCGCGGGCTGGCTGTGGCGCGCGCTGCATGGCGACCTGGGCACGTCGATTGCCAGCGGCCGGCCGGTTGCCGCCGAAGTCTTCAACGCCGTGGGCAACACCTTGCGGCTCGCCTGTCTGGCGACGCTGCTGGGCTTTGTCGTGGGCGCGTTCCTGGGTTTCGTGGGCGGCTATTACCGCAACTCGCCGTTGGACCGCGTCGCCTCGTTCATGTCGGTCGTCGGCGTCAGCGTGCCGCATTACTGGCTGGGCATGGTGCTGGTCATCGTCTTTTCGACGCAGCTCATGTGGCTGCCGCCAACCGGCGCGGGGCCGGGCGGCTCGGGCGAATGGGTGGCGGACTGGGCGCATTTCAGGCACATGATCCTGCCTGCGGTCACGATGTCCGTGATCCCGATGGGCATCATCGCGCGCACCGTCCGCGCGCTGGTGGCCGAGACCCTGTCGCAGGAATTCGTCGTGGGGCTGCGCGCGCGCGGCCTGACCGACCTGGGCGTGTTCCTGCACGTCGTGAAGAACTGCGCGCCCACGGCGCTGGCCGTGATGGGCCTGCAGCTGGGCTACCTGCTGGGCGGCTCCATCCTGATCGAGACGGTGTTTTCCTGGCCCGGCACGGGCTTTCTGCTGAATGCGGCCATTTTCCAGCGCGACCTGCCGCTGTTGCAGGGCACGATCCTGGTGCTGGCGCTGTTCTTCGTGGTCCTGAACCTGGTGGTCGACATCCTGCAAGGCCTGTTCGACCCGCGCATCGAAAGGAACTGAGATCATGACCGATTCCGTGGCAAGCCTGGCCGCGCCCGCGAACGCGGCGCCCATCGCGCGCTCTCCCGGCTACTGGTCCAACGTCGTGCGCCGGTTGCGCCGCGACCCCGTAGCCCTGGCCGCCGGCGCGCTTATCCTGGCCCTGATCGTCATGGCGATCCTGGCGCCGTGGATCGCGCCGGCCGATCCTTTCCAGGCATCCATGCTCAAGCGCCTGCGCCCCATCGGCACCGAAGGCTATCCGCTGGGCGCCGACGAACTGGGGCGCGACATGCTCTCGCGCCTGATGCTGGGCGCGCGCCTGTCGCTCTTCATGGGCATCGTCCCGGTCATCGCCGCCTTCGTGGTGGGCAGCGCGATCGGCATCCTGGCGGGGTATGCGGGCGGCTGGACCAACACCCTCATCATGCGCGTGGTGGACGTGTTCTATGCGTTCCCGTCGGTGCTGCTGGCCATCGCGCTGTCCGGCACGCTGGGCGCCGGCATCTTCAACGCGATCCTCTCGCTCACCATCGTGTTCGTGCCGCAGATCGTGCGCGTGGCCGAGAGCGTCACCACGCAGGTGCGGCGCAGCGACTACGTGGATGCGGCCAGGGCCTCCGGCGCGGCGCCGCTGACCATCGTGCGGGCGCATGTGCTGTCCAACGTGCTGGGCCCGATCTTCGTGTATTCGACCAGCCTCATTTCCGTGTCGATGATCCTGGCCTCCGGGCTGTCGTTCCTGGGCTTGGGCGTGCGGCCGCCGGAGCCGGAGTGGGGGCTGATGCTGAACACCCTGCGCACCGCGATCTACACCCAGCCCTGGGTGGCCGCGCTGCCGGGCGTGATGATCTTCATCACGTCCATGTCCTTCAACCTGCTGTCCGACGGACTGCGCTCCGCCATGGAGGTCAAGGAATGAACGATTTCATCGACGCGCGGCCTCCCGCGCACCCGGACCTGGGCGGACCGGCGCAGCCGCTGCTCAGCGTGCGCGGCCTGGTCAAGCATTTTCCGCTCAAGCGCGATTTTCTGTCGCGACGCGGCGGCGGCGCCGTGCGCGCGGTCGACGGCGTGGATTTCGACGTGAAGAAGGGCGAAACGCTGGGCGTGGTGGGCGAGTCCGGCTGCGGAAAATCCACCACGGCGCGGCTGGTCATGCAGCTCATCGGGCAGGATCGCGGCGAGCTGGTGTTCGACGGCGTGGCGGTCGGATCGCGCGCGCTGGCGCTGCGCGAATTCCGGCGGCAGACGCAGATGGTGTTCCAGGACAGCTATTCGTCGCTGAATCC includes:
- a CDS encoding amidohydrolase family protein — protein: MSRIAITNVVIFDGSGEDVFDGEVLVDGARIAEVARLPERVSRDGARVIDGKRRFIMPGMTEAHTHFSWNDQPTLAAIQFMPPEEHILWCVRVAKRYLEMGWTSAIGAAAAKPRLDVVLRNAIEAGECPGPRYLAGSQEITTIGALGDNTLPHMHFEELSFGSVCSGPEEIRRSVRTFIKYGVDHLKINLSGEYIAGLPAEMSPFAEDEIAMLANEAKRYGKRVAAHARSSESVKQCVRHGIEMIYHASFADDEALDMLEANKDKHFVAPGIGWLVRTAYHASDYGITPAVAERMGYKRELEIAAESLRKMHKRGIRILPGGDYGFAWMPHGTNANDLQYFVDYIGMSPVEALVAATRLGGQIMQRPDELGMLRPGYMADVVVVDGNPLQNLALLADPDRIVLVMKDGKVYKDTGAAVQGGAAGLDAATVPLAEPALA
- the blaAMZ gene encoding AMZ family class C beta-lactamase, whose amino-acid sequence is MNIRRHFCAGVVCAGLLAAVSGPAFGRSELPYIDSVINEAARAVIRQHDIAGMVIAVTHQGRQRFFTYGVESLETRRAVNRDTLFELGSISKTFTATLAAYAQAKGLLALTDSPAKHLPELAGTDFAKLTLLNLATHTTGGFPLQVPDAVRDDAQLMQYLKAWKPEDAPGTTRTYANPSIGMLGVATAASMKQPFAQALEKDLFPKLGLSSTYVNVPAAKASRYAQGYNKQGAPVRVNPGVLAAEAYGVKSSARDMLRYVEASMDMDVLDKDVRRAIADTHVGYYQVGGMTQDMAWEQFPYPVALDTLLTANAGNLNSQSHPAKALLPPLAPQADTWINKTGSTNGFGAYVAFVPARKLGIVILANRNYPNEARVRLAAEILGALDKPPAPGRAAR
- a CDS encoding type II toxin-antitoxin system Phd/YefM family antitoxin, translated to MHSQHVSKTEFKARALELFRQVEATGEPIVVTDHGRPALEIRPYRAVAKRDPLDVLRGSVIRFDDPLSPVGDDAWEAAQ
- a CDS encoding type II toxin-antitoxin system VapC family toxin, with the translated sequence MIALDTHALVWWAAGDSQLSRPARDAIEAELQDGEILVSAISAWEVAMLTKAGRLALTMEVEAWLETVAQVPAIRFVPVDVRISVQSVDLPGDFHKDPADRIIVATARHHSVPLISADMKVRDYPHVQTIW
- a CDS encoding Zn-dependent hydrolase; translation: MSLAPASETLADLRIDGARLWQSLMDLARIGATEKGGVCRLALTDLDRQGRDLFVRWVREAGCEVRVDAIGNIFARRPGRNPALPAVMTGSHIDTQPTGGKFDGNYGVLAGLEVLRTLNDAGVQTEAPLELAVWTNEEGSRFVPVMMGSGVYAGAFTLAHALEQQDREGVSVRDALAAIGYDGAHAVPPAQPGGVGAYFEAHIEQGPVLEAADTVIGVVTGALGQRWYDVVLTGVEAHAGPTPMPLRRDALLAASDLVHAVNEIALAHAPDARGTVGWMDVFPNSRNVIPGRVRMTVDLRAADDATLSAMDAALRAAAEKAAQARGVAAQVEQVVYFAPQPFAPALVQSVRDGARDLSLSAMDVVSGAGHDAVYLARVAPTAMIFVPCKDGISHNEIEDARPEHLEAGCNVLLRAMLAQAGIAP
- a CDS encoding ABC transporter substrate-binding protein, producing MQTRSIRIKTLAAAIALAAAGAGALAPVAAHAEKVLRIGMTAGDIPRTLGQPDQGFEGNRFTGIPMYDGLTQWDLSKKDEPSVLIPALAVSWEVDGADKTKWVFKLRPGVKFHDGSDFNADAVVWNVGKVLDKSAPQFDPSQVGVTASRMPTLRSARKIDDMTVELTTSEPDSFLPINLTNLYMASPAQWNKKLAEVPASVTDAAERSQKAWAAFAADASGTGPFKMSKFVPRERLEVVKFDGYWDEKRRPKIDRVVMLPLPEANSRTAALMSGQVDWIEAPAPDAFEAIKGRGFIVYSNEQPHVWPWQLSFKEGSPWLDARVRKAANLCVNRGELKQLLGGMMGEPKGTVPPGHPWWGNPKFDIKYDPDAARKLMTEAGYSKAKPIKVKVQTSASGSGQMQPLPMNEFVQQNLKDCYFDVSFDVVEWNTLFTNWRKGAKDPSANGSDAINVSFAAMDPFFAIVRFVSTKTFPPASNNWGYFGNAEIDGLIKDARTTFTPAERDAALAKLHARVVEEAPFVWIAHDVGPRAISPKVKGVVQPKSWFIDIATMSMD
- a CDS encoding ABC transporter permease, with the protein product MLSYIFRRVVYALPIMVGVALLCFLLIHLAPGDPLVSILPPDASADLQRQLMQLYGFDRPLVEQFAGWLWRALHGDLGTSIASGRPVAAEVFNAVGNTLRLACLATLLGFVVGAFLGFVGGYYRNSPLDRVASFMSVVGVSVPHYWLGMVLVIVFSTQLMWLPPTGAGPGGSGEWVADWAHFRHMILPAVTMSVIPMGIIARTVRALVAETLSQEFVVGLRARGLTDLGVFLHVVKNCAPTALAVMGLQLGYLLGGSILIETVFSWPGTGFLLNAAIFQRDLPLLQGTILVLALFFVVLNLVVDILQGLFDPRIERN
- a CDS encoding ABC transporter permease, producing MTDSVASLAAPANAAPIARSPGYWSNVVRRLRRDPVALAAGALILALIVMAILAPWIAPADPFQASMLKRLRPIGTEGYPLGADELGRDMLSRLMLGARLSLFMGIVPVIAAFVVGSAIGILAGYAGGWTNTLIMRVVDVFYAFPSVLLAIALSGTLGAGIFNAILSLTIVFVPQIVRVAESVTTQVRRSDYVDAARASGAAPLTIVRAHVLSNVLGPIFVYSTSLISVSMILASGLSFLGLGVRPPEPEWGLMLNTLRTAIYTQPWVAALPGVMIFITSMSFNLLSDGLRSAMEVKE